A part of Capsicum annuum cultivar UCD-10X-F1 chromosome 6, UCD10Xv1.1, whole genome shotgun sequence genomic DNA contains:
- the LOC107854346 gene encoding glycosyltransferase BC10: MGIFEHGKDNKPLSIKILQFLLLFLGLGIVFSVLSMFMLRFSEVKNVIPVVQSRMQPCFQELNSLENWIRPSLNVHHSMNDAELFWRASFVPQVKHFPFKRRAKIAFMFLTRGPLPLAPLWDRFFAGNEELYSIYIHNLPSYQSDFPSSSVFYGRQIPSQVAEWGKISIIDAERRLLANALLDISNEWFVLLSESCIPLHNFSVVYRYISESRYSFVSSFDDPRSVGRGRYNQKMLPEIKITQWRKGSQWFEVDRKLAIDIIKDELYYPKFKHFCKPSCYVDEHYFPTMLHIQSPHLLANTSLTWVDWSRGGAHPATFGKADVTDHFLKRLSEDQRSCVNNNQTTSHCTLFARKFSPSTLDPLLKLSSKYLGF, encoded by the exons ATGGGGATCTTTGAGCATGGCAAAGACAACAAGcctttatcaataaaaatacttCAGTTTCTGTTGTTGTTTTTAGGTCTAGGAATTGTTTTTTCAGTTTTAAGTATGTTTATGCTTAGATTTTCAGAAGTGAAGAATGTAATCCCTGTGGTACAATCAAGAATGCAACCATGTTTTCAAGAATTAAATAGTTTAGAGAATTGGATTAGGCCGTCATTAAACGTGCATCATTCTATGAATGATGCTGAGCTGTTTTGGCGAGCTTCGTTTGTTCCTCAAGTGAAACATTTTCCTTTTAAGAGAAGGGCTAAGATCGCGTTCATGTTCTTGACGCGAGGGCCTTTGCCTTTGGCGCCTTTATGGGACAGGTTTTTCGCGGGGAATGAAGAGCTTTATTCAATTTACATTCATAATTTGCCATCCTATCAATCTGATTTCCCAAGTTCATCAGTGTTTTATGGCAGGCAAATTCCTAGTCAG GTGGCAGAGTGGGGAAAGATTAGCATCATTGATGCTGAAAGGCGGCTTCTTGCTAATGCATTGCTTGATATATCGAACGAATGGTTTGTACTCCTATCTGAGTCATGCATTCCTCTCCACAACTTCAGCGTTGTCTATCGCTACATATCAGAATCCAGGTACAGCTTTGTGAGTTCATTTGATGATCCTAGATCTGTTGGAAGAGGGCGGTACAATCAGAAGATGTTACCTGAGATTAAAATCACTCAATGGCGTAAAGGATCCCAGTGGTTTGAAGTTGACAGGAAACTAGCTATTGACATTATTAAAGACGAGCTATACTACCCCAAATTTAAACATTTCTGCAAACCATCGTGCTATGTCGATGAGCACTATTTCCCAACAATGCTGCACATCCAATCTCCTCATCTCCTGGCAAATACGAGTCTCACTTGGGTAGACTGGTCTAGAGGCGGTGCTCATCCTGCTACATTTGGAAAGGCTGATGTTACAGATCATTTTCTCAAGAGACTTTCGGAAGACCAGAGGTCGTGTGTCAACAATAACCAGACGACTTCACATTGTACTCTTTTTGCTCGAAAATTTTCTCCTAGTACATTAGATCCGTTACTAAAACTCTCGTCCAAGTATCTGGGCTTCTGA
- the LOC107854359 gene encoding ELF3-like protein 2 isoform X2, whose amino-acid sequence MMQIKEGQEHLQGTKWLFVNSRPDRHKVSPLLLLLHREQCQCCLSRLMVETLSLQHLLVLLSESVYPLHCQLKVGCNKRNYFSHNASESSHFVEILHPYSSGGMNFTMRRPDVPPVKSLNPQVLCLKGNLRGTSQLNPIQSHSLSYSNSNPTANKFGRENDFCGQSGKPLYHGNIHKNADKEKVAISSQKPSLKFQSVFEKQFKDTGSTQVKCREYNINQAGDIAKCQKREHCVKLPAPHLSTIETTVVREAPSPGHSKLNIKPFVSRAPENRCGLVGDLNRCSDSNSESDEDSWIQHKRKAVEDVTYAKHEDATTNRCSSRMEGPSCSFLPHRDNQQSPKRVKSSSGCPEDQISGPPDVGGADRSEGISEASSLNSKLVEKMSSDNVIALIGQELFWKARRTIAHQQRIFAIQLFELHRLTKVQKMIARSPDILFKSNFYINQPSIKFSSLKNLPCDDVLEPPVVAVGQKISPKPNNFEIPIDNVFLPLPKDDDKNSIPQQPAQKPNVGTPTSRSFVSDPKLAPRCFQPPPGYQWLVPIRSPSEGLVYKPYTGPCPPPGGIIAPVYGSCRSVIPSPTGGEFANVPYSVPTSHKQGVGIFPGPAIFDQSCIQPYSMPVIKPSASSSAIEQMNPLSRIKSNEKENSPLMHDVNSVRPHQISCNISCQKSAVMSDCDRTFQVDRASDMQGSTASSPPERAQKDALSLFPITPTAKGSDQPVQDNDTEQRIQVIKVVPHNSKSASESAARIFRSIQEERKLNY is encoded by the exons ATGATGCAGATAAAGGAGGGCCAAGAGCACCTCCAAGGAACAAAATGGCTCTTTGTGAACAGTCGTCCAGATCGTCACAAAGTTTCACCTCTACTTCTGCTCCTACACCGCGAACAATGTCAATGCTGCCTCTCCCGCCTAATGGTGGAAACTCTATCCCTGCAGCATCTCCTAGTCTT ATTGAGTGAATCTGTTTATCCCCTTCATTGCCAACTCAAG GTTGGTTGCAACAAAAGGAACTATTTTTCCCACAATGCATCCGAGTCTTCTCATTTCGTTGAGATACTTCATCCGTATTCTTCTGGAGGGATGAACTTTACAATGAGACGTCCTGATGTACCACCAGTGAAGTCGCTAAATCCTCAAGTTTTATGTCTTAAAGGGAATTTGCGTGGTACATCTCAGCTTAATCCTATTCAGTCGCACAGTTTATCATACTCCAATAGTAACCCTACTGCCAACAAGTTTGGAAGGGAAAATGATTTTTGTGGTCAATCAGGGAAACCTCTATATCATGGTAACATACATAAAAATGCGGACAAAGAAAAAGTGGCTATATCAAGCCAAAAACCTTCTTTGAAATTTCAAAGTGTTTTCGAAAAGCAATTTAAGGATACAGGCAGTACGCAAGTAAAGTGCCGGGAGTATAATATAAATCAAGCTGGAGATATAGCTAAGTGCCAAAAGAGAGAGCATTGTGTTAAACTACCTGCTCCTCATCTGTCAACTATAGAGACGACAGTGGTGCGTGAAGCTCCAAGTCCAGGACATAGCAAGCTAAATATTAAACCATTTGTATCAAGAGCTCCGGAAAATAGATGTGGTCTGGTAGGTGATTTGAATAGATGTAGTGATTCTAATTCTGAATCGGATGAAGATTCTTGGATTCAACACAAAAGGAAGGCCGTGGAAGATGTTACATATGCGAAACATGAAGATGCCACGACTAATAGATGTTCTTCCAGAATGGAAGGTCCGTCATGCTCCTTTCTACCTCACAGAGACAACCAACAAAGTCCTAAGAGAGTTAAATCCTCTTCTGGCTGTCCTGAAGACCAGATTAGTGGGCCTCCAGATGTAGGAGGTGCAGACAGAAGCGAGGGGATCTCAGAAGCTTCGTCCTTGAACTCTAAATTAGTAGAAAAAATGTCTTCAGATAATGTCATAGCATTGATAGGTCAAGAACTATTCTGGAAAGCAAGAAGAACCATTGCACA CCAGCAGCGGATCTTTGCAATACAACTATTTGAGCTACACAGACTAACAAAG GTACAGAAAATGATAGCCAGATCACCAGATATATTGTTCAAAAGCAATTTCTATATCAACCAACCTTCTATCAAATTTTCTTCCTTGAAGAATTTGCCATGTGATGATGTTCTTGAGCCTCCTGTAGTAGCTGTCGGACAAAAGATTTCTCCAAAACCAAACAATTTTGAGATTCCAATAGATAATGTTTTTCTTCCCCTCCCCAAAGATGATGATAAGAATAGTATACCACAGCAGCCAGCTCAAAAACCAAATGTAGGGACACCAACATCGAGATCTTTTGTATCCGATCCAAAATTAGCACCTCGGTGCTTCCAACCACCTCCTGGATATCAGTGGTTAGTTCCAATAAGGTCACCTTCTGAAGGACTTGTTTATAAACCTTATACAGGACCTTGTCCACCGCCTGGAGGGATCATAGCACCAGTTTATGGTAGTTGCAGGTCTGTCATTCCATCTCCCACAGGTGGAGAGTTTGCGAATGTGCCTTATAGTGTACCGACTTCTCACAAGCAAGGTGTTGGGATTTTTCCTGGTCCTGCAATATTTGATCAGTCCTGCATTCAACCTTATTCCATGCCTGTGATAAAGCCATCTGCTTCAAGTTCAGCTATCGAGCAAATGAatccactttccagaatcaaGTCAAATGAGAAGGAGAATAGTCCACTTATGCATGATGTCAACTCAGTCAGGCCTCATCAAATATCATGCAACATATCATGCCAGAAGAGCGCGGTCATGTCAGATTGTGATCGAACTTTTCAGGTGGATAGAGCGAGTGACATGCAAGGAAGTACTGCAAGTAGTCCTCCTGAGAGGGCACAAAAGGATGCACTCTCTCTTTTTCCTATCACACCAACTGCAAAAGGTTCAGATCAACCAGTTCAAGATAACGACACCGAGCAGCGAATACAAGTGATCAAGGTTGTGCCCCATAACTCAAAGTCAGCATCTGAATCTGCAGCTCGGATTTTTAGGTCTATACAAGAAGAAAGGAAATTGAATTACTAG
- the LOC107854359 gene encoding protein HEADING DATE 3B isoform X1 — protein sequence MKTEKDEERHMDPLFPRLHINDADKGGPRAPPRNKMALCEQSSRSSQSFTSTSAPTPRTMSMLPLPPNGGNSIPAASPSLVGCNKRNYFSHNASESSHFVEILHPYSSGGMNFTMRRPDVPPVKSLNPQVLCLKGNLRGTSQLNPIQSHSLSYSNSNPTANKFGRENDFCGQSGKPLYHGNIHKNADKEKVAISSQKPSLKFQSVFEKQFKDTGSTQVKCREYNINQAGDIAKCQKREHCVKLPAPHLSTIETTVVREAPSPGHSKLNIKPFVSRAPENRCGLVGDLNRCSDSNSESDEDSWIQHKRKAVEDVTYAKHEDATTNRCSSRMEGPSCSFLPHRDNQQSPKRVKSSSGCPEDQISGPPDVGGADRSEGISEASSLNSKLVEKMSSDNVIALIGQELFWKARRTIAHQQRIFAIQLFELHRLTKVQKMIARSPDILFKSNFYINQPSIKFSSLKNLPCDDVLEPPVVAVGQKISPKPNNFEIPIDNVFLPLPKDDDKNSIPQQPAQKPNVGTPTSRSFVSDPKLAPRCFQPPPGYQWLVPIRSPSEGLVYKPYTGPCPPPGGIIAPVYGSCRSVIPSPTGGEFANVPYSVPTSHKQGVGIFPGPAIFDQSCIQPYSMPVIKPSASSSAIEQMNPLSRIKSNEKENSPLMHDVNSVRPHQISCNISCQKSAVMSDCDRTFQVDRASDMQGSTASSPPERAQKDALSLFPITPTAKGSDQPVQDNDTEQRIQVIKVVPHNSKSASESAARIFRSIQEERKLNY from the exons ATGAAGACGGAGAAAGATGAAGAGAGGCATATGGATCCTTTGTTTCCTAGATTACATATAAATGATGCAGATAAAGGAGGGCCAAGAGCACCTCCAAGGAACAAAATGGCTCTTTGTGAACAGTCGTCCAGATCGTCACAAAGTTTCACCTCTACTTCTGCTCCTACACCGCGAACAATGTCAATGCTGCCTCTCCCGCCTAATGGTGGAAACTCTATCCCTGCAGCATCTCCTAGTCTT GTTGGTTGCAACAAAAGGAACTATTTTTCCCACAATGCATCCGAGTCTTCTCATTTCGTTGAGATACTTCATCCGTATTCTTCTGGAGGGATGAACTTTACAATGAGACGTCCTGATGTACCACCAGTGAAGTCGCTAAATCCTCAAGTTTTATGTCTTAAAGGGAATTTGCGTGGTACATCTCAGCTTAATCCTATTCAGTCGCACAGTTTATCATACTCCAATAGTAACCCTACTGCCAACAAGTTTGGAAGGGAAAATGATTTTTGTGGTCAATCAGGGAAACCTCTATATCATGGTAACATACATAAAAATGCGGACAAAGAAAAAGTGGCTATATCAAGCCAAAAACCTTCTTTGAAATTTCAAAGTGTTTTCGAAAAGCAATTTAAGGATACAGGCAGTACGCAAGTAAAGTGCCGGGAGTATAATATAAATCAAGCTGGAGATATAGCTAAGTGCCAAAAGAGAGAGCATTGTGTTAAACTACCTGCTCCTCATCTGTCAACTATAGAGACGACAGTGGTGCGTGAAGCTCCAAGTCCAGGACATAGCAAGCTAAATATTAAACCATTTGTATCAAGAGCTCCGGAAAATAGATGTGGTCTGGTAGGTGATTTGAATAGATGTAGTGATTCTAATTCTGAATCGGATGAAGATTCTTGGATTCAACACAAAAGGAAGGCCGTGGAAGATGTTACATATGCGAAACATGAAGATGCCACGACTAATAGATGTTCTTCCAGAATGGAAGGTCCGTCATGCTCCTTTCTACCTCACAGAGACAACCAACAAAGTCCTAAGAGAGTTAAATCCTCTTCTGGCTGTCCTGAAGACCAGATTAGTGGGCCTCCAGATGTAGGAGGTGCAGACAGAAGCGAGGGGATCTCAGAAGCTTCGTCCTTGAACTCTAAATTAGTAGAAAAAATGTCTTCAGATAATGTCATAGCATTGATAGGTCAAGAACTATTCTGGAAAGCAAGAAGAACCATTGCACA CCAGCAGCGGATCTTTGCAATACAACTATTTGAGCTACACAGACTAACAAAG GTACAGAAAATGATAGCCAGATCACCAGATATATTGTTCAAAAGCAATTTCTATATCAACCAACCTTCTATCAAATTTTCTTCCTTGAAGAATTTGCCATGTGATGATGTTCTTGAGCCTCCTGTAGTAGCTGTCGGACAAAAGATTTCTCCAAAACCAAACAATTTTGAGATTCCAATAGATAATGTTTTTCTTCCCCTCCCCAAAGATGATGATAAGAATAGTATACCACAGCAGCCAGCTCAAAAACCAAATGTAGGGACACCAACATCGAGATCTTTTGTATCCGATCCAAAATTAGCACCTCGGTGCTTCCAACCACCTCCTGGATATCAGTGGTTAGTTCCAATAAGGTCACCTTCTGAAGGACTTGTTTATAAACCTTATACAGGACCTTGTCCACCGCCTGGAGGGATCATAGCACCAGTTTATGGTAGTTGCAGGTCTGTCATTCCATCTCCCACAGGTGGAGAGTTTGCGAATGTGCCTTATAGTGTACCGACTTCTCACAAGCAAGGTGTTGGGATTTTTCCTGGTCCTGCAATATTTGATCAGTCCTGCATTCAACCTTATTCCATGCCTGTGATAAAGCCATCTGCTTCAAGTTCAGCTATCGAGCAAATGAatccactttccagaatcaaGTCAAATGAGAAGGAGAATAGTCCACTTATGCATGATGTCAACTCAGTCAGGCCTCATCAAATATCATGCAACATATCATGCCAGAAGAGCGCGGTCATGTCAGATTGTGATCGAACTTTTCAGGTGGATAGAGCGAGTGACATGCAAGGAAGTACTGCAAGTAGTCCTCCTGAGAGGGCACAAAAGGATGCACTCTCTCTTTTTCCTATCACACCAACTGCAAAAGGTTCAGATCAACCAGTTCAAGATAACGACACCGAGCAGCGAATACAAGTGATCAAGGTTGTGCCCCATAACTCAAAGTCAGCATCTGAATCTGCAGCTCGGATTTTTAGGTCTATACAAGAAGAAAGGAAATTGAATTACTAG